From one Triticum aestivum cultivar Chinese Spring chromosome 4B, IWGSC CS RefSeq v2.1, whole genome shotgun sequence genomic stretch:
- the LOC123093745 gene encoding putative receptor-like protein kinase At4g00960 isoform X2: protein MDIEFHLLETITNKFADKVGSGGYGEVYKGLYNGKEIAVKRLHPLQGLDDKAFDSEFRNLSKVKHKNVVQLLGYCYQIVKKFVPYNGELVMAMEMERILCFEYMEGGSLDKHIGDESCGLDWQSCYQIIKGTCDGLNHLHGAHEKPIFHLDLKPSNILLDKNSRTAKIADLGLSRLVASTETHKTQMANVKGTIGYMPPEYIDGGYISKKYDVFSLGVIILKIMTGNKGHSRCYEMPQEQFTKHVIENWEARLQGTSGYSSHQNDILQVKKCIEIAVECVEKARYKRPLIKDIVHQLEELEAKIKEMSLYSDMPIDLTGQTSSNYNILAVDPAIELRFLFEPRKDISTCMQLTNQTDGSVAFRVITNQAKYSVQPTKGIMAPCSKRYIYVTLRAQDAAPLNMQCNDMFVVQSTRVNDGRTSDGIADDEVMAGTAVGMVRLPIVYVGCDQVLG, encoded by the exons ATGGATATTGAATTCCATTTGCTTGAAACTATTACAAACAAATTTGCAGATAAGGTTGGCAGTGGTGGGTATGGTGAAGTTTACAAG GGGTTGTATAATGGAAAGGAGATTGCGGTGAAGAGGCTTCATCCCTTGCAAGGACTTGATGATAAGGCATTTGACAGTGAATTCCGTAACCTTAGTAAGGTCAAACATAAAAATGTTGTTCAGTTACTAGGCTACTGCTACCAAATAGTTAAAAAGTTCGTTCCATACAATGGAGAACTAGTTATGGCTATGGAAATGGAGAGAATTCTCTGTTTCGAATATATGGAGGGTGGAAGCCTCGATAAACATATTGGAG ATGAATCTTGTGGACTTGACTGGCAATCATGTTACCAAATTATCAAAGGGACCTGCGACGGTTTAAATCACCTCCATGGAGCACATGAAAAGCCTATTTTCCATCTGGACTTAAAACCATCCAACATATTGCTGGATAAGAACAGCAGGACGGCCAAAATTGCAGATCTTGGTTTGTCCAGACTTGTTGCTTCAACTGAAACCCATAAAACACAGATGGCCAACGTCAAAGGAACAAT CGGGTACATGCCACCAGAATACATAGACGGTGGTTACATATCAAAGAAATATGACGTTTTTAGTCTGGGAGTTATAATTCTGAAAATAATGACAGGAAACAAGGGCCACTCCCGTTGTTATGAAATGCCTCAGGAACAGTTCACTAAGCAT GTAATAGAGAACTGGGAGGCAAGGCTGCAGGGAACATCGGGGTATTCATCACACCAAAACGACATCCTACAAGTGAAGAAATGTATTGAAATAGCAGTAGAATGTGTGGAGAAAGCCCGATATAAAAGGCCCCTCATAAAGGATATTGTCCATCAACTGGAGGAGCTAGAAGCTAAGATTAAGGAAATGTCACTATATTCTGATATGCCAATAGATCTTACTGGTCAG ACAAGTTCTAACTACAACATTCTTGCGGTGGATCCGGCAATAGAGCTGCGCTTCCTATTCGAGCCAAGGAAGGACATATCGACGTGTATGCAGCTAACCAACCAGACGGATGGCTCCGTAGCGTTTCGTGTCATAACCAACCAAGCCAAGTACTCCGTACAACCAACCAAAGGAATCATGGCACCATGTTCCAAGCGCTACATCTATGTGACCTTGCGCGCACAGGATGCGGCACCGCTGAATATGCAGTGCAACGACATGTTCGTTGTGCAGAGCACTCGTGTTAATGACGGCCGCACGTCCGATGGGATCGCTGATGACGAAGTCATGGCAGGAACGGCGGTGGGTATGGTGAGGCTGCCGATTGTTTATGTTGGGTGTGACCAAGTTCTAGGCTGA
- the LOC123093745 gene encoding putative receptor-like protein kinase At4g00960 isoform X1: protein MDIEFHLLETITNKFADKVGSGGYGEVYKGLYNGKEIAVKRLHPLQGLDDKAFDSEFRNLSKVKHKNVVQLLGYCYQIVKKFVPYNGELVMAMEMERILCFEYMEGGSLDKHIGGTAEDESCGLDWQSCYQIIKGTCDGLNHLHGAHEKPIFHLDLKPSNILLDKNSRTAKIADLGLSRLVASTETHKTQMANVKGTIGYMPPEYIDGGYISKKYDVFSLGVIILKIMTGNKGHSRCYEMPQEQFTKHVIENWEARLQGTSGYSSHQNDILQVKKCIEIAVECVEKARYKRPLIKDIVHQLEELEAKIKEMSLYSDMPIDLTGQTSSNYNILAVDPAIELRFLFEPRKDISTCMQLTNQTDGSVAFRVITNQAKYSVQPTKGIMAPCSKRYIYVTLRAQDAAPLNMQCNDMFVVQSTRVNDGRTSDGIADDEVMAGTAVGMVRLPIVYVGCDQVLG from the exons ATGGATATTGAATTCCATTTGCTTGAAACTATTACAAACAAATTTGCAGATAAGGTTGGCAGTGGTGGGTATGGTGAAGTTTACAAG GGGTTGTATAATGGAAAGGAGATTGCGGTGAAGAGGCTTCATCCCTTGCAAGGACTTGATGATAAGGCATTTGACAGTGAATTCCGTAACCTTAGTAAGGTCAAACATAAAAATGTTGTTCAGTTACTAGGCTACTGCTACCAAATAGTTAAAAAGTTCGTTCCATACAATGGAGAACTAGTTATGGCTATGGAAATGGAGAGAATTCTCTGTTTCGAATATATGGAGGGTGGAAGCCTCGATAAACATATTGGAGGTACCGCCGAAG ATGAATCTTGTGGACTTGACTGGCAATCATGTTACCAAATTATCAAAGGGACCTGCGACGGTTTAAATCACCTCCATGGAGCACATGAAAAGCCTATTTTCCATCTGGACTTAAAACCATCCAACATATTGCTGGATAAGAACAGCAGGACGGCCAAAATTGCAGATCTTGGTTTGTCCAGACTTGTTGCTTCAACTGAAACCCATAAAACACAGATGGCCAACGTCAAAGGAACAAT CGGGTACATGCCACCAGAATACATAGACGGTGGTTACATATCAAAGAAATATGACGTTTTTAGTCTGGGAGTTATAATTCTGAAAATAATGACAGGAAACAAGGGCCACTCCCGTTGTTATGAAATGCCTCAGGAACAGTTCACTAAGCAT GTAATAGAGAACTGGGAGGCAAGGCTGCAGGGAACATCGGGGTATTCATCACACCAAAACGACATCCTACAAGTGAAGAAATGTATTGAAATAGCAGTAGAATGTGTGGAGAAAGCCCGATATAAAAGGCCCCTCATAAAGGATATTGTCCATCAACTGGAGGAGCTAGAAGCTAAGATTAAGGAAATGTCACTATATTCTGATATGCCAATAGATCTTACTGGTCAG ACAAGTTCTAACTACAACATTCTTGCGGTGGATCCGGCAATAGAGCTGCGCTTCCTATTCGAGCCAAGGAAGGACATATCGACGTGTATGCAGCTAACCAACCAGACGGATGGCTCCGTAGCGTTTCGTGTCATAACCAACCAAGCCAAGTACTCCGTACAACCAACCAAAGGAATCATGGCACCATGTTCCAAGCGCTACATCTATGTGACCTTGCGCGCACAGGATGCGGCACCGCTGAATATGCAGTGCAACGACATGTTCGTTGTGCAGAGCACTCGTGTTAATGACGGCCGCACGTCCGATGGGATCGCTGATGACGAAGTCATGGCAGGAACGGCGGTGGGTATGGTGAGGCTGCCGATTGTTTATGTTGGGTGTGACCAAGTTCTAGGCTGA